The DNA sequence TAAAACCCAGCGAATTCACACCATCTAGTACATTCATGCTGGCAGAAATAATTACGCAAGCGGGTGTCCCTGATGGTGTAATCAACATTGTCACGGGTGATGGTCCCGTAGTCGGGGAACGACTCGTCGAGTCGCCTTTAGTGGACAAGATTGCCTTTACTGGTTCAACAGCTATTGGCAGGCACATCATGGCAAAAGCAGCACCGACACTGAAGCGAATTAGTCTTGAACTGGGTGGCAAGAGTCCAAACATTGTATTTCCAGATGCTGATATGCCGACAGCAGTGGGTGGTGCATTCTTTGGTATCTACCTCAATAGCGGTCAAGTTTGTCAAGCGGGCTCCCGTTTATTGCTACACGAGTCGATCAAAGACGAGTTCATGGGACAGCTGGTAGCAGCGACTAAAAACATCAAGTTAGGTGATCCGATGGACTCCACGACTACAATGGGGCCAGTGATTAACGAGCAGCAGTTTGACAGAATCCAAGGCTACATCCAGGCTGGTCAGACTGAAGGTGCGAAGATGGTCATTGGTGGGAGTGGGCGCTACTCAGTTGAGGGATTAGAGCAAGGGTTGTTTGTGCAGCCAACAATTTTTGATGCAGTTAACAGTGAGATGGCGATCGCGCGGGAAGAAATCTTTGGTCCGGTACTTTCCGTAATCACCTTCAAAGATGAAGCCGAGGCCCTCCAAATTGCCAATAACTCAATGTACGGCTTAACAGCAGCGGTATGGACAAAAAATTTGGATACTGCCTTGCAGATGGCAAAAGGAATTCGGGTTGGAACGGTCTGGGTAAACACTTACCATGCTTCGGGACTTGAGCCTTGTATGCCTTATGGCGGCTACAAGCAGAGCGGTATTGGTCGAGAATTGGGGCACAAGGGTCTTGAAGAGTACTTCGAGACGAAATCCATCCAAATCAAATTAGGAAATTGAAGGTAATGTTTTAGATGTGTGGATATAGGGGTAAATAAGCGCGAAGCTGTCACCAGGGGCTTTTCTTGCCTAAAACACTAGTATCAGACTTGGTGCAATACTTAGTAACACACTATTGAAAAACAGTGTGTTACCAACCAAAATAGTGTTACTTTTAGTATGACACCAGTAAAATATTTAGAGTAACACTAAGCATGGCTACAGATAAACCAAGAATTACAGCCTACGTCAGACAAGATTTATTCGACAAATTTAACGAGTTTTGCGAACAGTATGAGGTAAAACACTCGAAGGGGATAGAGCTAGTTTTAGCTGAGTATTTTACTGGTAACATACCAGATGTGACACTAAACCCGTTAGCCAGTATGGGAGTATCAGAGAATGAAGTTGAAGCTTTAATTGACAAGAAGTTAGAAGGAATTACATCACTAAGTAACACTAGTGTTACACCCAAGAATGCAATTACGGTAGAGGATTTGGATAAAGAGATCGCATCTCTTGCTGATGATGAGAAATTTATTGGAACTGTAGCGTCAAAGTTGCCAGCCTAGTCTCTCAACAAGAATCACCAGAGGCTAGGCAACCAGGTAAATCTAATTCCCCTGCTAAGCCAGGGTTAACTGACGGAGAACTATCAAGATTGATTCATGCTAATCGCGCTATGCTATATCGTTGGCGCACAGGGAATGAACCTAAACGCCCAAGTAAACGATATCAGGAAGTACTGAAGAATTGGGAATTTAAAGGCGATCGCTGGTATCAAAGAGAATAAATCAAGGGAAGACACATAAAATTAGTTGAACGCAGATGAGGAGGACAGTGTGTCTTTATTTCAGGAGAGTAAGCTATAACCCATCGATAGATTGTAGTGTGAGCAAT is a window from the Coleofasciculaceae cyanobacterium genome containing:
- a CDS encoding aldehyde dehydrogenase family protein; this encodes MTTEVSKPKIAVAGRSYQNFINGKWVAPISGQSYERKSPVTGQTIVHLPWSNQADADAAIQAARQTFDQGSWSKSHAYTRHDVLCQTAQAIRAKASELAQTLCEEVGRPLAMCLGEVQITAQVYDYFAGLALDVKGESITQYDSSAIGLTMHEPVGVVGIITPWNFPLLLVSWKIAPALAAGCTMVVKPSEFTPSSTFMLAEIITQAGVPDGVINIVTGDGPVVGERLVESPLVDKIAFTGSTAIGRHIMAKAAPTLKRISLELGGKSPNIVFPDADMPTAVGGAFFGIYLNSGQVCQAGSRLLLHESIKDEFMGQLVAATKNIKLGDPMDSTTTMGPVINEQQFDRIQGYIQAGQTEGAKMVIGGSGRYSVEGLEQGLFVQPTIFDAVNSEMAIAREEIFGPVLSVITFKDEAEALQIANNSMYGLTAAVWTKNLDTALQMAKGIRVGTVWVNTYHASGLEPCMPYGGYKQSGIGRELGHKGLEEYFETKSIQIKLGN